In one Bradyrhizobium sp. 4 genomic region, the following are encoded:
- a CDS encoding SDR family oxidoreductase has translation MTLFDMKGKVAVITGSTRGIGLSIAERMAEHGAKVVISSRKADVCDQVAKSINDKFGKGTAVAIAANISSKENLQNLIDESNRAFGKIDVLVCNAASNPYYGPLAGISDDQFRKILDNNIVANNWLISMVVPQMIERKDGSIIIVSSIGGLKGSTILGAYAISKAADMQLARNLACEYGPHNIRVNCIAPGLIKTDFAKALWDNPENLKASTARSPLLRIGIPDEIAGAAVFLGSKAGDFMTGQTMVIDGGATIS, from the coding sequence ATGACCTTGTTCGACATGAAGGGGAAAGTCGCCGTCATCACCGGCTCGACGCGCGGCATCGGGCTTTCGATCGCCGAGCGCATGGCCGAGCACGGCGCCAAGGTGGTGATCTCCTCGCGCAAGGCCGACGTTTGCGACCAGGTCGCCAAGAGCATCAACGACAAGTTCGGCAAAGGTACCGCGGTGGCGATCGCCGCCAACATCTCGTCGAAGGAAAACCTGCAAAACCTCATCGACGAGAGCAACCGCGCCTTTGGCAAGATCGACGTGCTGGTCTGCAACGCCGCGTCGAACCCGTATTACGGCCCGCTCGCCGGCATCTCCGACGATCAGTTCAGGAAGATCCTGGACAACAACATCGTCGCCAACAACTGGCTGATCTCGATGGTGGTGCCGCAGATGATCGAGCGCAAGGACGGCTCGATCATCATCGTCTCCTCGATCGGCGGTCTGAAAGGCTCGACCATCCTCGGCGCCTACGCGATCTCGAAAGCCGCAGACATGCAGCTCGCGCGCAATTTGGCCTGCGAATATGGCCCGCACAACATCCGCGTGAACTGCATCGCGCCGGGCCTGATCAAGACCGATTTTGCGAAAGCGTTGTGGGACAATCCGGAGAATTTGAAAGCCTCGACCGCGCGTTCGCCGCTGCTGCGCATCGGCATCCCCGACGAGATCGCGGGCGCCGCGGTGTTCCTGGGCTCGAAGGCCGGCGACTTCATGACCGGCCAGACCATGGTGATCGACGGCGGCGCGACAATCAGTTGA
- a CDS encoding ABC transporter permease has translation MAAIGLVFLPGMTGEILAGIEAVDAVKRTTDRAPDRQRDGAGNPCCGLGRGSPTLRALRQRSRVEQISC, from the coding sequence ATGGCGGCGATCGGCCTCGTTTTCTTGCCGGGGATGACTGGCGAGATCCTCGCGGGCATCGAGGCCGTCGATGCAGTGAAACGAACTACTGATCGCGCTCCTGATCGCCAGAGGGACGGTGCTGGGAATCCCTGCTGCGGTCTAGGGAGGGGCTCGCCTACTCTCCGAGCCTTGCGCCAGCGAAGCCGCGTAGAGCAGATATCTTGTTAG
- a CDS encoding site-specific integrase: MKDQPRSRRPFGEGGIDQRGANVFRLRWRANGKRFTKVFHGTKAAAQKEIRALVTAVDTGEHVDPSKITVAQWIDQWIAAGAPGRKKTKVGQRTLERYEELLRVHVKPKLGQKVLQKLKATDIDELYGELETKLAPMTVNHVHRCFNSSLSTAERKGMITSNPMNRIEQLPSAGESDHGLALDETDLKTLVTGFRPSAALYTPVAVTASTGVRRNELLAFRWTDFNCEAKTLRVERALEVTKKFGVRCKPPKTWRGKRTIALDDGVLALLVAEREKHQRIVAGIPDGADVDLSLVRLPEDALIFPAMPPAGQDFDFARPRDPSGFSKHFRRAADALGFVGFEFHHLRGTHATLLLDKGVPVHTVAERIGDDPAVLLRNYAKRKRKQTADTSVATVINTLSAGIFGS; this comes from the coding sequence GTGAAAGATCAGCCGAGATCCAGACGCCCATTTGGGGAGGGTGGCATCGATCAGCGCGGCGCCAATGTTTTCAGGCTCCGATGGCGGGCGAACGGAAAACGGTTCACGAAAGTATTCCATGGAACCAAGGCCGCAGCCCAAAAGGAAATAAGGGCGCTCGTCACCGCAGTCGATACCGGGGAACACGTTGACCCTAGCAAGATCACGGTTGCGCAATGGATCGATCAGTGGATCGCCGCCGGCGCGCCAGGGCGGAAAAAAACGAAGGTCGGTCAGCGCACCCTGGAACGTTACGAGGAACTGTTGCGCGTCCACGTCAAGCCCAAGCTCGGCCAAAAGGTACTGCAGAAACTCAAGGCCACCGACATCGACGAGCTCTATGGTGAGCTCGAGACGAAGCTGGCGCCGATGACGGTCAATCACGTTCACCGCTGCTTCAACTCTTCCTTATCGACGGCCGAGCGGAAGGGCATGATCACGAGCAATCCGATGAATCGGATCGAGCAGCTGCCGTCTGCGGGAGAGAGCGATCACGGTCTTGCTTTGGACGAGACGGACCTGAAGACCCTGGTAACCGGCTTCAGGCCATCGGCCGCATTGTATACGCCTGTCGCCGTCACTGCTTCAACCGGAGTCCGCCGCAACGAACTACTGGCCTTCCGCTGGACCGACTTTAACTGCGAGGCAAAGACCCTCAGAGTGGAACGCGCGCTGGAGGTCACCAAGAAGTTCGGCGTGCGATGCAAGCCGCCTAAGACTTGGCGAGGCAAGCGAACGATCGCCCTGGACGACGGCGTCCTCGCCCTGCTGGTCGCCGAGCGGGAGAAACACCAGCGGATCGTTGCTGGGATCCCCGACGGCGCGGACGTGGACCTGAGCCTCGTCAGGCTTCCTGAGGACGCCCTGATCTTTCCGGCGATGCCGCCGGCTGGTCAGGATTTCGACTTCGCCCGCCCGCGCGACCCCAGCGGCTTCTCGAAGCACTTCCGCCGGGCTGCTGACGCCTTGGGGTTCGTCGGCTTCGAATTTCATCATCTCCGGGGCACCCACGCGACCCTGCTCTTGGACAAGGGCGTACCGGTGCACACGGTGGCCGAGCGCATCGGCGACGACCCCGCGGTCTTATTGAGGAACTACGCGAAGCGGAAGCGGAAGCAGACCGCCGACACGTCAGTCGCCACTGTGATCAATACGCTATCCGCCGGGATTTTCGGGTCCTGA
- a CDS encoding serine hydrolase domain-containing protein, with translation MTAQAFATAQASATAPRPSTAPKTPPLPESRPETLGLSRPRLQAMSDAFKREIDKGTVPGVTVLVARHGQVGWFEALGRQSPTGAAPMAHDSIFRIFSMTKPIVSVGIMTLVEDGHLLLADPVAKFIPEFANQKVGVVSGGKLELVPPMRPMTVQDLLRHTSGLTYEHQGDGPVHKIYQDSRVRSRKITNAEHAALVASFPLVCHPGDEFNYSRSTDILGRIIEVVSGKSLGAYLAERILTPLQMAETGFATAEANAGRLAEPFAADPWTGDKVALFNMLEQPIMESGGGGLVSTTMDYARFALMLRNGGTLDGNRIIGRKTLELMASDHLGPHVVTNGTLLSPGHGFGLGFAVRRDAGIAPFPGSVGQFFWSGIAGTFFWIDPKEDLFVVFMSQGPGQRDFTRTLVRDLVYAAVD, from the coding sequence ATGACTGCCCAAGCCTTTGCGACTGCCCAAGCGTCCGCGACAGCCCCTCGCCCCTCGACCGCGCCGAAGACCCCGCCTCTGCCGGAATCCCGCCCCGAGACGCTCGGGCTGTCGCGCCCGCGCCTCCAGGCCATGTCGGACGCCTTCAAGCGCGAGATCGACAAGGGAACCGTGCCCGGCGTCACCGTGCTGGTGGCACGGCACGGTCAGGTCGGCTGGTTCGAGGCGCTCGGCAGACAGAGCCCGACAGGCGCAGCGCCGATGGCGCATGATTCGATCTTCCGTATCTTCTCGATGACCAAGCCGATCGTGTCGGTCGGCATCATGACGCTGGTCGAGGACGGCCACCTGCTCCTTGCCGACCCCGTCGCGAAATTCATCCCGGAGTTCGCCAACCAAAAGGTCGGCGTGGTCAGCGGCGGCAAGCTGGAACTGGTTCCGCCGATGCGCCCGATGACGGTGCAGGACCTGCTCCGCCACACCTCCGGCCTGACCTACGAGCACCAGGGCGACGGCCCCGTGCACAAAATCTACCAGGACTCGCGGGTGCGCAGCCGCAAGATCACCAATGCCGAGCACGCCGCCTTGGTGGCGAGCTTCCCCCTGGTCTGCCATCCCGGCGACGAGTTCAACTACAGCCGCTCCACCGACATCCTCGGTCGCATCATCGAGGTTGTCAGCGGCAAGTCGCTCGGCGCGTACCTCGCTGAGCGCATTCTTACGCCCTTGCAGATGGCCGAGACCGGCTTTGCGACAGCGGAGGCCAATGCCGGCCGGCTCGCCGAGCCGTTCGCAGCCGATCCCTGGACCGGCGACAAGGTCGCGCTGTTCAACATGCTCGAGCAGCCAATCATGGAGTCCGGCGGCGGCGGCCTCGTCTCGACCACCATGGACTATGCCCGTTTCGCGCTGATGCTGCGCAATGGCGGCACGCTCGACGGCAACAGGATCATCGGCCGCAAGACGCTGGAGCTGATGGCCTCCGATCATCTCGGACCTCACGTCGTGACCAACGGCACTCTGCTGTCACCCGGCCATGGTTTCGGCCTCGGCTTCGCGGTGCGCCGCGATGCCGGCATCGCGCCCTTCCCCGGCAGCGTCGGCCAGTTTTTCTGGAGCGGCATTGCGGGGACGTTCTTCTGGATCGATCCGAAGGAGGATCTGTTCGTCGTGTTCATGAGCCAGGGCCCGGGACAGCGCGATTTTACGCGAACGCTGGTGCGGGATCTGGTGTACGCGGCGGTGGATTGA
- a CDS encoding SDR family oxidoreductase — protein sequence MGRLQGKSVIITGAGSGIGRAAALLFTREGAKLIAVDRTEAVKETVDEVKKAGGIAEAMMADAGSEQDVMAVIDKAVKTHGRLDVIWANAGVSGGLVPLGEQTVEQWQEVLRINLIGPFLAVKHAMPHMVKQQSGAIVLTASVAGLKAGASGHPYAASKAGVISLVQTTAYSLTGTGVRINAVCPGLIETGMTKPIFDRAKERGTADKIGQLNPLKRPGQPHELAAMGLFLASDEASYVNGQAFPVDGGLTASMPYTGKPV from the coding sequence ATGGGCCGTCTGCAAGGCAAATCCGTCATCATCACCGGTGCCGGCAGCGGCATCGGCCGCGCGGCCGCGCTGCTGTTCACCAGAGAAGGCGCCAAGCTGATCGCGGTCGATCGCACCGAGGCGGTGAAGGAGACGGTCGACGAGGTAAAGAAGGCCGGCGGTATCGCCGAAGCCATGATGGCGGACGCGGGCTCCGAACAGGACGTCATGGCCGTGATCGACAAGGCGGTGAAGACGCACGGCCGCCTCGACGTGATCTGGGCCAATGCCGGCGTCTCCGGCGGACTCGTTCCGCTCGGCGAGCAGACCGTCGAGCAGTGGCAGGAGGTTTTGCGCATCAATCTGATCGGGCCGTTTCTCGCGGTGAAGCATGCGATGCCGCACATGGTGAAGCAGCAGTCCGGCGCGATCGTGCTGACCGCGTCCGTCGCTGGCCTCAAGGCCGGCGCCAGCGGACATCCCTATGCCGCAAGCAAGGCCGGCGTCATCTCCCTGGTGCAGACCACGGCGTATTCGCTCACCGGCACCGGTGTGCGCATCAACGCGGTGTGCCCCGGCCTGATCGAGACCGGCATGACCAAACCGATCTTCGACCGCGCCAAGGAGCGCGGCACCGCCGACAAGATCGGCCAGCTCAATCCACTCAAGCGTCCCGGCCAGCCGCACGAGCTCGCCGCGATGGGACTGTTTCTGGCCAGCGACGAGGCGTCGTATGTCAACGGCCAGGCGTTCCCGGTGGACGGTGGGCTGACGGCGTCGATGCCGTATACGGGGAAACCGGTTTAG
- a CDS encoding helix-turn-helix domain-containing protein yields the protein MENGSNDDKRLVYEVPEAGALLGLGRNASYEAAKRGDIPTIRIGKLIRVPKAAFDQMLARVGAK from the coding sequence ATGGAAAACGGATCGAACGATGACAAAAGATTGGTTTACGAGGTGCCGGAGGCGGGCGCCTTGCTCGGATTGGGGCGTAACGCCAGTTACGAGGCTGCAAAGCGCGGGGATATTCCCACGATCCGCATTGGGAAGTTGATCCGTGTCCCGAAGGCTGCGTTCGACCAGATGCTCGCGCGAGTTGGCGCCAAATGA
- a CDS encoding histidine phosphatase family protein yields MAGADKPKVVTTRWWWVRHAPVRNDGGNIYGQSDLACDTSDTYVFNAVAKVLPRKAVWYSSNLMRTHQTAEAIWAAGFPRPASMKWEADLAEQNLGRWQGMNRAEFIASRPVGSSWFADINEPAPGGESFMDLYNRARRTIERINNEAAGQDVIAVAHGGTIKAALGLALDNQPERGLAFDIDNCSVTRLDYFASPERDVWRLPMVNQQPWIADDAHAAMHQPAGPEVKKLA; encoded by the coding sequence ATGGCAGGTGCAGACAAGCCCAAAGTGGTCACGACACGCTGGTGGTGGGTCCGTCACGCGCCCGTGCGCAATGACGGCGGCAACATCTACGGTCAGTCTGATCTCGCCTGCGACACCAGCGATACCTACGTCTTCAATGCTGTTGCCAAGGTGCTGCCACGCAAGGCGGTCTGGTATTCGAGCAATCTGATGCGCACGCATCAGACCGCCGAAGCGATCTGGGCGGCCGGCTTCCCGAGGCCTGCATCGATGAAATGGGAAGCCGACCTCGCCGAACAAAATCTCGGCCGCTGGCAGGGCATGAACCGCGCCGAGTTCATCGCCAGCCGTCCCGTCGGCTCGAGCTGGTTTGCCGATATCAACGAGCCTGCGCCCGGCGGCGAAAGCTTCATGGATCTCTACAACCGTGCCCGCCGCACCATCGAGCGGATCAACAATGAGGCCGCCGGGCAGGACGTGATCGCGGTTGCACATGGCGGCACCATCAAGGCGGCGCTGGGCTTGGCGCTCGACAATCAGCCGGAGCGGGGGCTCGCGTTCGATATCGACAATTGCTCGGTGACGCGGCTCGACTATTTCGCAAGCCCCGAGCGCGATGTCTGGCGGCTGCCGATGGTGAACCAGCAGCCGTGGATCGCGGACGACGCGCATGCGGCGATGCATCAACCCGCGGGACCGGAAGTCAAGAAGCTCGCCTGA